ATCCTCACAACTTTTATAGAAAATATCTTTTTACCTATTGTTGCCCCTTCTTTTCCTGATAGATAGGTAAAATAAAAAATAAAGATAAACATAGAGGACATCATGGATATTGCGAGGATCATGCCCATTCCATCAAAAAGAGAATATAGAGAATAGCCTCCCTTCCCTATTGTATAACCTGCAATAACAGAAGCAAGTGTAGCTACAGAGATCAAAAAAAGAATAAAAAGGTCTAATGCAAATGCCATAAACCTTGTAAAAAAACCTGCCCTTTTCATCTCTGAGTATATTCGTAATGAATTATAGATAAGACTATAAGAGGTGTTGTCTCTGTCCTGAATATGTTTTCTCCCAGGGTGCAAGAGGTAAACCCGTTATTTTTTAGCCAATCCACTTCCGCTTCCTCAATACCTCCTTCAGGGCCTATGACTATACATATCTCTCCCTCTTTATACATGGATATAATATCCTTCAAATGGCTATCCTTCTCCCTTTCGTAAAGGACCCATCTGTTTTCAATATTTTCTATAAAGGGTAATATACCCCTTAAAGGTGTTGGTTCAGTTACTTCAGGGATAGTAAATCTCCCTGACTGCCGGGATGCCTCTATGGTAATCCTTTTCCACCTCTCAGGCTTCTTTTTTTCTTTTTCATCAAACTTTACCACTGTCCTTTTAAATATAGTAGGAAGGATCCTTTCTACATTAAGCTCTGTTGCCTTTTCTACAAGCCAATCCATCCTCTGACCCTTTATAGGACTAATACAAAGGGTAACCTTTGGTCTCTTTTCCTCTGGCTTATGAATAACATCAAGAACCTGTAAATATATTTCCTTATTTTTGATGCTATTAATAATACATCTATAGAGATAACCTTTGCCATCGATAAGGTCAATCCTGTCGCCTATGGTTTTTCTCAGGACAGTGACTATATATTTATGGTTTTGACCGGCAAGGAGCGCCATATTGTTTTTTATCCTCAATTTATCAACAAAAACCCTTCTTATTTCCATGGAATACTACCTTTCCGGGATCTTATAAAAACGAGATTCATACAACTTGTGATAGCCTGTCCATCTATCATCCTCCATGTTCTCCTGCATGTGCTCCTTTACACCCATAACCTTGGCATCCAGGTTATCTATATAATGCACTGTAAGTGCCTCCAGCGACATGGGCTTTTTTGGAGAACCCCATTCCTCGAGGCCATGGTGACTTATTATAATATGAGAAAGGATATCCTGAAGGTAAGATGGGAATCCCTCTATCTTCCTTATAAACCTCTCGAGCATCATAACACCGAGTGTTATATGGCCTAAAAGCCTCCC
The sequence above is drawn from the Syntrophorhabdaceae bacterium genome and encodes:
- a CDS encoding RDD family protein; this encodes MKRAGFFTRFMAFALDLFILFLISVATLASVIAGYTIGKGGYSLYSLFDGMGMILAISMMSSMFIFIFYFTYLSGKEGATIGKKIFSIKVVRINNLDINLFISFLRCLSYIVSASLFFVGFFMAPIFRGRALHDFIAKTHVIEDTQ
- a CDS encoding RsmE family RNA methyltransferase: MEIRRVFVDKLRIKNNMALLAGQNHKYIVTVLRKTIGDRIDLIDGKGYLYRCIINSIKNKEIYLQVLDVIHKPEEKRPKVTLCISPIKGQRMDWLVEKATELNVERILPTIFKRTVVKFDEKEKKKPERWKRITIEASRQSGRFTIPEVTEPTPLRGILPFIENIENRWVLYEREKDSHLKDIISMYKEGEICIVIGPEGGIEEAEVDWLKNNGFTSCTLGENIFRTETTPLIVLSIIHYEYTQR